The following coding sequences are from one Shewanella putrefaciens window:
- a CDS encoding ion transporter: MSTSLLNAPTGLQARVINLVEQNWFGHFILALILINAVQLGMETSASLMAQYGTLLMSLDKLLLSVFVVELLLRIYAYRGKFFKDPWSVFDFTVIVIALIPASGPLAVLRSLRVLRVLRVLTIVPSMKRVVSALLGSLPGLASIATVLLLIYYVFAVIATKIFGDAFPEWFGTIADSFYTLFQIMTLESWSMGISRPVMEVYPYAWVFFVPFILVATFTMLNLFIAIIVNTMQTFSDEEHALEREQDKQILEQEQRQMHEELKAIRLELQQLQTLLRNAAGDSSNVSTKGDIGSD; the protein is encoded by the coding sequence ATGAGTACATCTTTACTTAACGCGCCAACGGGTTTGCAGGCACGAGTGATTAACTTGGTTGAGCAAAACTGGTTTGGTCATTTTATTTTGGCATTGATTTTAATCAACGCGGTGCAGTTAGGTATGGAGACCTCAGCCAGCCTGATGGCGCAATACGGTACTTTGTTGATGAGTCTTGATAAGTTGCTACTGAGTGTATTTGTGGTGGAGTTATTGCTGCGGATTTATGCCTACAGGGGGAAATTTTTTAAAGACCCTTGGAGCGTGTTCGATTTTACCGTGATAGTGATAGCACTGATCCCTGCATCTGGGCCATTGGCTGTCCTGCGTTCGCTCAGGGTATTGCGGGTGCTGAGAGTGTTAACAATTGTGCCATCAATGAAACGGGTGGTGTCTGCGCTGTTGGGATCACTTCCTGGATTGGCATCGATCGCCACGGTATTACTGTTGATTTATTATGTGTTTGCGGTGATTGCTACCAAAATTTTTGGCGATGCATTCCCTGAATGGTTTGGCACTATTGCTGACTCATTTTATACCCTATTTCAAATAATGACGCTTGAAAGCTGGTCTATGGGAATTTCGCGGCCAGTGATGGAAGTGTACCCTTATGCTTGGGTATTTTTCGTACCATTTATTCTGGTAGCGACTTTCACAATGCTAAATTTGTTTATTGCGATTATCGTCAATACCATGCAAACCTTCAGCGACGAAGAGCATGCATTAGAGCGTGAACAAGACAAACAAATCTTAGAGCAGGAACAAAGACAAATGCACGAGGAGTTGAAAGCCATCAGACTCGAGCTACAACAATTACAAACCTTGTTGCGCAATGCTGCTGGTGATTCTTCTAATGTGTCGACAAAGGGAGATATTGGTTCTGACTAA
- a CDS encoding catalase gives MAMNKKPDPSSRVQSKDDSSVAATEGQESVLKTNDIVAKQARDSDTLVAAMPYNINKAFDYGHDNAMAPVPGVTVELPSIALTASTATEDIETAKTGSAVRPGINPMVDSLNRVRVDASAQPLTTNQGVRIGDNQNSLKAGLRGPSLLEDFILREKITHFDHERIPERIVHARGSGAHGYFKAYDALGKYTRAAPFAEQGKITPVFVRFSTVAGERGSKDTARDVRGFAVKFYTDEGNWDLVGNNMPVFFIQDAMKFPDLVHAVKPEPHHGMPQAASAHDTFWDFVSLMPESTHMLMWVMSDRAIPRSYRMMQGFGVHTFRLVNEEGQSVFCKFHWKPLQGTHSLLWDEAVKISGADPDFHRRDLWEAIESGEFPEWELGLQIFSEEQADGFSFDVLDSTKLLPEELVPVLPVGRMVLNRNPDNFFAETEQVAFCTAHVIPGIDFSNDPLLAGRIHSYVDTQITRLGGANFHEIPINAPLAPVQNNQRDGIHRQAIHRGRVAYEPNSLAGGCPFQAGSSGFVSFPERISEDKIRGKPEKFAEHYLQATLFFNSQTAVEKAHIVDAFRFELSKVAVPAIRNRMLSSLVNVSPELAAEVAAGLGMVVPDAMPKAIAEPQSPEVTVSTALSLMALPGECGIRTRQIAVLIEDGVHHASLVSLHSALVEAGAVVHFVGPRIGSFVGASGEKIEADKSMENSPAVLFDAMVLPDGNEAVQALAGYSHTIPFIKELYLHGKTILALGDGRELLDLANIGFRMEEDRGILLVDSSNMAEIVPVFIDAVASHRHPSRYSIIQ, from the coding sequence ATGGCTATGAACAAAAAACCAGACCCGTCATCACGAGTGCAAAGCAAAGATGACTCATCCGTCGCCGCAACAGAGGGTCAGGAGTCTGTGCTTAAAACGAATGACATAGTTGCAAAGCAAGCTCGCGATAGCGATACCTTGGTCGCAGCTATGCCCTACAACATTAATAAGGCATTCGACTATGGTCATGATAACGCTATGGCACCTGTACCTGGAGTGACTGTGGAGTTGCCCTCTATTGCATTAACGGCAAGCACGGCAACTGAGGATATCGAAACGGCTAAAACCGGTAGCGCTGTGCGACCTGGGATTAACCCTATGGTCGACTCGCTCAATCGGGTTCGAGTCGATGCAAGCGCTCAGCCTTTGACCACCAATCAAGGGGTTAGGATTGGCGATAATCAAAATAGCCTGAAAGCTGGATTACGCGGACCATCCTTGCTTGAAGATTTCATCCTGCGGGAAAAAATTACCCATTTTGATCACGAACGAATCCCTGAACGGATAGTTCATGCTCGCGGTTCAGGAGCTCATGGCTACTTCAAAGCCTATGACGCACTGGGCAAATACACTCGCGCAGCACCTTTTGCGGAGCAAGGCAAAATCACCCCTGTGTTCGTACGTTTTTCTACGGTAGCTGGCGAGCGTGGCTCAAAAGACACGGCGCGTGATGTGCGTGGCTTTGCGGTGAAGTTCTATACCGACGAGGGTAACTGGGATCTGGTTGGAAATAACATGCCAGTATTCTTTATTCAGGATGCGATGAAGTTTCCCGATCTAGTACACGCAGTTAAACCTGAGCCACACCACGGCATGCCTCAGGCGGCATCGGCCCATGATACGTTTTGGGACTTTGTTTCACTGATGCCAGAATCCACCCATATGCTGATGTGGGTGATGTCGGACCGCGCTATACCGCGCAGTTATCGCATGATGCAAGGCTTTGGCGTGCATACCTTTCGTTTAGTGAACGAAGAGGGGCAATCCGTATTTTGTAAATTCCACTGGAAGCCGCTGCAAGGCACGCATTCATTGCTGTGGGATGAGGCGGTGAAAATATCGGGCGCCGATCCTGATTTCCACCGACGGGATTTATGGGAAGCCATAGAGTCGGGCGAGTTTCCGGAATGGGAGCTCGGGCTGCAAATTTTTAGCGAGGAACAGGCCGATGGTTTCAGTTTCGATGTACTCGATTCAACTAAGCTGCTCCCTGAGGAACTGGTGCCAGTACTGCCTGTTGGGCGTATGGTGCTCAATCGCAATCCTGATAACTTCTTTGCCGAAACCGAACAAGTTGCGTTCTGCACCGCACATGTTATTCCGGGCATAGACTTCTCTAATGACCCACTGCTGGCGGGTCGTATCCACTCCTATGTGGACACGCAAATTACCCGCTTAGGTGGCGCTAATTTTCACGAAATCCCGATCAATGCACCACTAGCCCCGGTTCAAAATAACCAACGCGACGGCATTCATCGTCAGGCGATCCATCGCGGCCGTGTTGCCTACGAGCCAAATTCACTGGCGGGTGGTTGTCCATTTCAAGCTGGAAGCAGCGGATTTGTATCGTTTCCAGAAAGAATTAGCGAAGACAAAATCAGGGGTAAGCCGGAAAAATTTGCCGAGCACTATCTACAAGCCACTTTGTTTTTCAACAGTCAAACGGCTGTCGAAAAAGCCCATATTGTCGATGCATTTCGCTTCGAGCTCAGCAAAGTTGCAGTCCCTGCCATACGCAATCGGATGCTGTCCTCGTTGGTGAATGTCTCCCCTGAACTTGCCGCTGAAGTTGCAGCAGGCCTAGGCATGGTTGTTCCAGATGCAATGCCCAAGGCCATCGCGGAGCCGCAGTCACCTGAGGTAACAGTCTCTACCGCCTTGTCGCTGATGGCATTACCGGGCGAATGCGGTATCCGTACACGTCAGATTGCCGTGTTAATCGAGGATGGAGTTCACCATGCATCCTTGGTCAGCCTTCATTCGGCCTTAGTGGAAGCGGGGGCTGTCGTTCATTTTGTAGGGCCACGAATAGGAAGTTTTGTGGGTGCCTCAGGCGAGAAAATAGAAGCGGATAAATCGATGGAGAATTCTCCGGCTGTGCTGTTTGATGCCATGGTCCTACCCGATGGAAACGAGGCGGTTCAAGCTCTCGCAGGCTATAGCCACACAATCCCATTTATAAAAGAGTTGTACCTACACGGCAAAACAATCCTCGCTTTAGGTGACGGACGGGAACTGCTGGATTTGGCTAACATTGGATTCCGCATGGAAGAAGACAGGGGGATCCTGCTAGTAGACAGCAGCAATATGGCTGAAATTGTGCCGGTATTTATTGATGCGGTCGCATCTCATCGCCACCCTTCTCGCTATTCAATAATCCAATAA
- a CDS encoding APC family permease, producing MSQQNPGLKQTLNLWQVVVMGLAYLTPMAVFDTFGIVSEITSGHVATSYLFALAGILFTAFSYGHLVRKYPYAGSAYTYAQKTFSPNVGFMVGWSSLLDYMFMPMINMLLAKIYLTAMFPNVEPWIFIFALVIIMTLLNLKGIDLVANFNGVIVFAQLAIIVVFIGLMGYSISLGEGEGVIASVRPFYADNMAMAPLFTGATILCFSFLGFDGLSSLTEETKDAQRVIPRAIVLTALIGGVIFVGVSYFLQLYFPDISRFQQLDAVLPEIALYVGGNLFQSIVLVATTVAVLASGMAAHAGVARILYVMGRDNMLPRKGFAYIHPKWRTPAFNVLLVGALALSAVSFDLEMALALVNFGALVAFTFVNLSVIVQFYVREQRNQSLREYLQYLVLPLCGAGTIGVLWVNLEPQSLELGLIWAAVGAMYLALRSFRLRRAVELQN from the coding sequence ATGAGTCAACAAAATCCGGGTTTGAAGCAGACCCTCAACTTATGGCAAGTGGTGGTAATGGGGCTTGCCTATCTCACGCCGATGGCCGTTTTTGACACCTTTGGTATTGTTTCCGAGATAACCTCAGGTCATGTTGCTACATCCTATCTTTTTGCGCTCGCTGGGATCTTATTTACCGCGTTCAGTTATGGCCACTTAGTGCGTAAATATCCTTATGCGGGTTCAGCCTACACTTATGCTCAAAAAACCTTTAGTCCGAACGTCGGTTTTATGGTGGGCTGGTCATCGCTGCTGGATTATATGTTTATGCCGATGATCAATATGTTACTGGCAAAAATCTATTTAACTGCCATGTTCCCCAATGTTGAACCTTGGATCTTTATTTTCGCTCTTGTGATCATAATGACCTTACTTAATCTTAAGGGGATAGATCTGGTCGCTAACTTTAATGGGGTGATAGTGTTTGCACAGCTGGCCATTATTGTGGTGTTTATTGGTCTAATGGGCTATAGCATTTCCCTCGGTGAAGGCGAGGGTGTGATTGCGAGCGTACGACCATTTTATGCAGATAATATGGCGATGGCGCCATTATTCACGGGGGCGACGATTCTGTGTTTCTCCTTCCTCGGCTTTGATGGATTAAGTTCGCTGACCGAAGAAACTAAGGATGCTCAACGTGTTATTCCTCGCGCGATTGTGTTGACAGCCTTGATCGGTGGCGTGATTTTTGTTGGTGTATCCTATTTCTTGCAGCTTTATTTCCCCGATATCTCACGCTTTCAACAGCTTGATGCGGTATTGCCTGAAATTGCACTCTACGTTGGCGGTAATCTATTCCAGTCCATCGTATTAGTGGCAACCACTGTTGCGGTATTAGCCTCGGGTATGGCAGCCCATGCAGGCGTTGCACGGATTTTATATGTGATGGGGCGGGATAATATGCTGCCACGTAAAGGGTTTGCTTATATCCACCCTAAGTGGCGCACCCCAGCATTTAATGTTCTGTTGGTGGGCGCGCTTGCGCTATCTGCCGTCTCATTTGACTTAGAAATGGCGCTAGCCTTAGTTAATTTTGGTGCTTTAGTCGCTTTTACCTTCGTGAATTTATCTGTCATTGTGCAGTTTTATGTGAGGGAGCAGCGTAATCAATCACTTAGAGAATACTTGCAATACTTAGTCTTGCCATTGTGTGGCGCGGGTACTATTGGTGTACTTTGGGTGAACTTAGAACCACAATCATTAGAGCTGGGGCTCATTTGGGCGGCAGTGGGAGCGATGTATTTGGCTTTACGGAGTTTCCGTTTACGCCGTGCAGTAGAGCTACAAAATTAG